A single region of the Triticum dicoccoides isolate Atlit2015 ecotype Zavitan chromosome 2B, WEW_v2.0, whole genome shotgun sequence genome encodes:
- the LOC119368864 gene encoding uncharacterized protein LOC119368864, with protein sequence MGEPPSTTSAFVFLSTMTGPAISTRWCWRLRRRQPATAFLLQLGIPGLEPMPHAASTVVRSSRRGDGRRAADDPFFAATGHLFAGTGIYFCCHRPCDLLEPKAPSPPTSVFAGTSMTGARDASGNFSPNRFPHSRRHGLPSLILAKSRRRRMRSLSTDSPLATGTAAKLASPHT encoded by the exons ATGGGAGAACCACCATCCACCACCTCTGCATTCGTTTTTCTGTCGACGATGACAGGTCCTGCAATCAGCACCCGCTGGTGCTGGagactgcggcgacgacagccggcGACGGCCTTTTTGCTGCAACTGGGCATCCCAGGGCTGGAACCGATGCCCCACGCTGCTTCAACCGTCGTAAGGTCTTCACGCCGTGGAGACGGACGGCGGGCTGCGGATGACCCTTTTTTTGCTGCAACAGGCCATCTATTTGCTGGAACCGGCATCTATTTTTGCTGCCATCGGCCCTGCGATTTGCTGGAACCAAAGGcgccctcgccgccgacgagtgtttttgctggaaccagt ATGACGGGCGCCAGGGACGCCAGTGGAAATTTCAGCCCCAACCGCTTCCCTCACAGCCGGCGCCATGGCCTTCCGAGCTTGATTCTGGCCAAATCTCGCCGCCGCCGTATGCGCTCGCTGTCGACGGACTCGCCGCTGGCCACCGGCACAGCAGCAAAGCTAGCTAGCCCGCATACGTGa